The Devosia sp. A16 genome includes a window with the following:
- a CDS encoding alpha-D-ribose 1-methylphosphonate 5-phosphate C-P-lyase PhnJ — protein MSMIAKYNFAYLDEQTKRMIRRAILKAIAVPGYQVPFASREMPMPYGWGTGGVQVTASIIGPDDVLKVIDQGADDTTNAVSIRAFFAKVAEVAVTTHTEEATIIQTRHRIPEAKLTEGQVLVYQVPIPEPLRFLEPRETETRKMHALEEYGLMHVKLYEDIAKNGRIATTYAYPVKVEGRYVMDPSPTPKFDNPKMHMSEALQLFGAGREKRIYAVPPYTEVVSLDFEDHPFEIQHFEEPCALCGATGVYLDEVILDDKGGHMFVCSDTDNCEDRREHGHRGKLAGHALEAAE, from the coding sequence ATGAGCATGATCGCCAAATACAACTTCGCCTATCTCGACGAGCAGACCAAGCGGATGATCCGCCGGGCCATTCTCAAGGCCATTGCGGTGCCGGGTTATCAGGTGCCGTTCGCATCCCGCGAGATGCCGATGCCCTATGGCTGGGGCACCGGCGGGGTGCAGGTCACCGCTTCGATCATCGGTCCGGACGATGTGCTGAAGGTCATCGACCAGGGCGCCGACGACACCACCAACGCAGTGTCGATCCGCGCCTTCTTCGCCAAGGTCGCCGAAGTCGCGGTCACCACCCACACCGAAGAGGCGACGATCATCCAGACCCGCCATCGCATCCCTGAGGCAAAGCTGACCGAGGGGCAGGTGCTGGTCTACCAGGTGCCGATCCCCGAGCCGCTACGCTTCCTCGAGCCGCGCGAAACCGAGACGCGAAAGATGCATGCGCTCGAGGAATATGGGCTGATGCATGTGAAGCTCTACGAGGACATCGCCAAGAATGGCCGCATCGCCACGACCTACGCCTATCCGGTGAAGGTCGAGGGCCGCTACGTGATGGACCCCTCGCCGACGCCGAAATTCGACAACCCCAAAATGCACATGTCGGAGGCACTGCAGCTGTTCGGCGCCGGGCGCGAGAAACGCATCTATGCGGTGCCGCCCTATACCGAAGTGGTGAGCCTCGATTTCGAGGACCATCCGTTCGAGATCCAGCATTTCGAGGAACCGTGTGCGCTCTGCGGCGCCACCGGGGTCTACCTCGATGAGGTGATCCTCGATGACAAGGGCGGGCACATGTTCGTCTGTTCCGACACCGACAACTGCGAGGACCGCCGCGAGCACGGCCACCGCGGCAAGCTCGCGGGTCATGCGCTGGAGGCAGCGGAATGA
- a CDS encoding carbon-phosphorus lyase complex subunit PhnI, with protein sequence MYVAVKGGEAAIANAHRLLADRRRGDRSVPALRLDQIIEQLGLAVDRAMGEGSLYDRELAALAIIQSRGDLIEAIFLVRAYRTTLPRFGYSKPIDTAAMKIERRVSATFKDLPGGQLLGPTFDYTHRLLDPDIAEGAAVDEAITRPSLDEPAPRVTDLLDHQGLIEPDVSEVQDEIGDLTREPLEFPLNRDRRLQALARGDEGFLLALGYSTQRGYGRSHPFVGEIRIGEVEVELDIPELGFAVNLGRIRVTECQMVNKFKGNAKVPPQFTRGYGLVFGQAERKAMAMSLCDRSLRARELGEDVEHPAQDEEFVISHSDNVQSTGFVEHLKLPHYVDFQGELGLLREMRAEHDSADEAEAYPEAAE encoded by the coding sequence ATGTATGTTGCCGTCAAGGGCGGCGAGGCCGCCATTGCCAATGCTCACCGGCTGCTCGCCGATCGCCGTCGCGGCGACCGCTCGGTGCCGGCTTTGCGCCTCGACCAGATCATCGAACAGCTCGGCCTTGCGGTCGATCGCGCCATGGGCGAGGGCTCGCTCTATGACCGCGAGCTGGCGGCGCTCGCCATCATCCAGTCGCGCGGCGACCTGATCGAAGCGATCTTCCTGGTGCGCGCCTATCGCACCACGCTGCCGCGCTTCGGCTACTCCAAGCCGATCGACACCGCCGCGATGAAGATCGAGCGGCGTGTTTCGGCGACGTTCAAGGACCTGCCGGGTGGCCAGCTGCTCGGGCCGACCTTCGACTACACGCACCGCCTGCTGGACCCTGATATTGCCGAGGGCGCTGCGGTGGACGAGGCGATCACCCGCCCCAGCCTGGACGAGCCGGCGCCGCGGGTCACCGACCTCCTCGACCACCAGGGGCTGATCGAGCCCGATGTGTCCGAAGTGCAGGACGAGATCGGCGACCTCACCCGCGAACCCCTCGAGTTCCCGCTCAACCGCGACCGGCGCCTGCAGGCGCTGGCGCGCGGCGACGAGGGGTTTCTGCTGGCGCTCGGCTACTCGACACAGCGCGGCTATGGCCGCTCGCATCCGTTCGTCGGCGAGATCCGCATCGGCGAAGTCGAGGTGGAGCTCGATATTCCGGAGCTCGGCTTTGCGGTGAACCTCGGACGCATCCGGGTCACCGAGTGCCAGATGGTCAACAAGTTCAAGGGCAATGCCAAGGTGCCGCCGCAGTTCACCCGCGGCTACGGGCTGGTGTTCGGGCAGGCCGAGCGCAAGGCCATGGCGATGTCGCTCTGCGATCGCTCGCTGCGCGCCCGGGAGTTGGGGGAGGATGTCGAGCACCCGGCGCAGGACGAGGAATTCGTCATCTCGCACTCCGACAACGTGCAGTCGACCGGCTTCGTCGAACACCTGAAGCTGCCGCACTATGTAGATTTCCAGGGTGAACTCGGGCTGCTGCGCGAAATGCGGGCCGAGCACGACAGCGCCGACGAAGCAGAAGCCTATCCGGAGGCGGCAGAATGA
- the phnH gene encoding phosphonate C-P lyase system protein PhnH — translation MDTTIEGGFADLVLGGQSVFRAVMEALARPGSVQSIASDALPPAPLTPELGAVALTLCDHDTLVWLDPVLAANEAVRAWLAFHCGAPLTSEIGEAAFALVSDVALLPALERFGQGTDEYPDRSTTVVLAAAADDRSVTLKGPGIKDQLTTALPLPGGDFIDQWAENRERFPRGVDLLLVRDGTVVGLPRTTRISEA, via the coding sequence ATGGACACAACGATCGAAGGCGGCTTCGCCGACCTGGTGCTGGGGGGACAGAGCGTGTTCCGCGCCGTGATGGAGGCGCTGGCCCGTCCGGGCTCGGTGCAGTCGATCGCGTCGGACGCGCTGCCGCCGGCGCCGCTGACGCCGGAGCTTGGCGCGGTGGCGCTGACGCTTTGCGACCACGATACGCTGGTGTGGCTCGACCCGGTGCTGGCCGCCAACGAAGCGGTGAGGGCCTGGCTGGCTTTCCACTGCGGTGCGCCGCTGACCTCGGAGATCGGCGAAGCGGCATTCGCGCTGGTCAGCGATGTGGCGCTGCTGCCGGCGCTCGAGCGCTTCGGGCAGGGCACCGATGAATACCCGGACCGCTCGACCACGGTGGTGCTGGCTGCCGCAGCCGATGATCGCTCCGTGACCCTGAAGGGGCCCGGCATCAAGGACCAGCTGACAACCGCGCTGCCGCTGCCCGGCGGCGATTTCATCGACCAATGGGCGGAGAACCGCGAGCGGTTCCCGCGCGGAGTGGACCTGCTGCTGGTGCGCGATGGCACCGTGGTCGGCCTGCCGCGCACCACCCGCATCTCGGAGGCTTGA
- the phnG gene encoding phosphonate C-P lyase system protein PhnG translates to MFEAPQHNPRREAMAVLSHATPKRLGELWAAWADKPAFHKVRGPETGLVMVRGRAGGGGNAFNLGEATVTRATVRLETGEVGHAYCLGRDGDKAVQSALFDALLQRDAEAVETLVLQPLRQEQAAADAKLRDETAATKVDFFTMVRGDD, encoded by the coding sequence ATGTTTGAGGCGCCTCAGCATAACCCCAGGCGGGAGGCGATGGCGGTGTTGAGCCACGCCACGCCGAAGCGGCTTGGTGAACTGTGGGCCGCCTGGGCCGACAAGCCGGCCTTCCACAAGGTGCGTGGCCCGGAGACCGGGCTGGTGATGGTGCGCGGTCGCGCCGGCGGCGGCGGCAATGCTTTCAACCTCGGCGAAGCGACGGTCACGCGCGCCACGGTGCGGCTCGAAACCGGCGAGGTCGGGCACGCCTACTGCCTCGGCCGCGATGGGGACAAGGCGGTGCAGTCGGCGCTGTTCGACGCGCTGCTGCAGCGCGACGCCGAGGCGGTGGAGACGCTGGTGCTGCAGCCGCTGCGGCAGGAGCAGGCGGCGGCGGACGCCAAGCTTCGCGACGAGACGGCGGCCACCAAGGTCGACTTCTTCACCATGGTCCGGGGAGACGATTGA
- the phnF gene encoding phosphonate metabolism transcriptional regulator PhnF has translation MTILSRTEIAPAGGVALWRQIADAIRLDIVGGKLESGDKLEGELSLAERFGVNRHTVRRALAVLEEEGVLRAEHGRGTFVAEARRLSYPIGRRTRFSEGLAGQVRQRSAELLSSKIERATPRLAEALAIKPGTRLLRQETVSFADGRPLARATGWFPEARFSGIDRAYAETGSITEALKRYGIDDYSRGTTRISARHATVEEVQALKLAPGAVVLVSDAVDLDAAGVPIHAMLTRFPADRMELVV, from the coding sequence ATGACAATCTTGAGCCGCACCGAAATCGCCCCGGCCGGCGGCGTCGCCCTGTGGCGGCAGATCGCCGACGCCATTCGCCTCGACATCGTCGGCGGCAAGCTCGAGAGCGGCGACAAGCTGGAGGGCGAGCTGAGCCTTGCCGAGCGCTTCGGCGTCAACCGCCACACCGTTCGCCGTGCCCTCGCCGTGCTGGAGGAGGAGGGCGTGCTGCGCGCCGAACACGGCCGCGGCACCTTCGTCGCCGAGGCGCGGCGGTTGAGCTACCCGATCGGCCGCCGCACCCGCTTCTCCGAAGGCCTCGCCGGGCAGGTGCGCCAACGCAGCGCCGAGCTGCTGTCATCGAAGATCGAACGCGCCACGCCGCGCCTCGCCGAAGCGCTGGCGATCAAGCCCGGCACGCGCCTCTTGCGGCAGGAAACGGTGTCCTTCGCCGACGGCCGCCCCCTCGCTCGCGCCACCGGCTGGTTCCCTGAAGCCCGCTTTTCCGGCATCGATCGCGCCTATGCCGAAACCGGCTCGATCACCGAGGCGCTGAAGCGCTACGGCATCGACGACTACTCGCGCGGCACCACCCGCATCTCGGCCCGCCACGCTACCGTGGAAGAAGTGCAGGCCCTGAAGCTCGCGCCCGGCGCCGTCGTCCTGGTGTCCGACGCGGTGGATCTCGATGCCGCGGGTGTGCCGATCCACGCCATGCTGACGCGATTTCCGGCGGATCGGATGGAGTTGGTGGTTTAG
- a CDS encoding Gfo/Idh/MocA family protein — MKYAIVGVGGRHAMFRKAITETHAEGNDLVALCDVNGTRLALSAGKIPQKGNGIATYEAADFGRMIAEQQPDTVIVTTPDYLHHEYIVAALKAGRNVMTEKPMTVDLEKLRAVLEAQQQSGKRLTVTFNYRYTPARTQLKDLLMSGVIGDITAVDFRWYLDRVHGADYFRRWHRYKEKSGGLLVHKSTHHFDLMNWWVASTPKTVSANGKRVFYTPVMAEELGLGAHGERCHTCPVFDRCEYRLDLAGDPALRELYLDAEDDDGYLRDKCVFADDITIEDTMQVQVKYANDVFLNYTLCAYSPWEGLEIKFHGTKGELTHRHVEVHGVFGGVRDKAQEDAMTTTLHLAGGLPEAVDVWAGEGDHGGADPVMLGYLFAPESMEPDRYNRASTHKEGAWSILTGIAANASIASGQTVDVDRMLKEAGISLAR; from the coding sequence GTGAAGTACGCGATAGTCGGCGTCGGCGGGCGCCATGCCATGTTCCGCAAGGCGATCACCGAGACGCATGCGGAGGGCAACGACCTTGTCGCCTTGTGCGACGTGAACGGGACGCGGCTGGCGCTGTCGGCCGGCAAGATCCCGCAGAAGGGCAACGGCATCGCCACTTACGAGGCGGCCGATTTCGGCCGGATGATCGCCGAGCAGCAGCCCGATACGGTGATCGTCACCACGCCGGATTACCTGCATCACGAGTATATCGTGGCCGCGCTCAAGGCCGGGCGCAACGTGATGACCGAAAAGCCGATGACGGTGGATCTCGAAAAGCTGCGCGCCGTGCTGGAGGCGCAGCAGCAGAGCGGCAAGCGGCTCACCGTCACCTTCAACTACCGTTACACGCCGGCCCGCACACAGCTCAAGGACCTGCTGATGTCGGGCGTCATCGGCGACATCACCGCAGTGGATTTCCGCTGGTATCTCGACCGCGTGCACGGCGCCGACTATTTCCGCCGCTGGCACCGCTACAAGGAGAAATCCGGTGGCCTGCTGGTGCACAAATCCACGCACCATTTCGACCTGATGAACTGGTGGGTCGCCTCGACCCCCAAGACCGTCAGCGCCAATGGCAAGCGGGTGTTCTACACCCCTGTCATGGCCGAGGAACTGGGGCTCGGCGCGCATGGCGAGCGTTGCCACACCTGCCCGGTGTTCGACCGCTGCGAGTATCGGCTCGACCTCGCGGGCGATCCGGCGCTGCGCGAGCTTTACCTCGATGCCGAGGACGACGACGGGTACCTCCGCGACAAGTGCGTGTTCGCCGACGACATCACCATCGAAGACACCATGCAGGTGCAGGTGAAATACGCCAACGACGTGTTCCTCAACTATACGCTCTGCGCCTACAGCCCGTGGGAAGGGCTGGAGATCAAGTTCCACGGCACCAAGGGCGAGCTGACGCATCGGCATGTCGAAGTGCACGGGGTGTTCGGCGGCGTGCGCGACAAGGCTCAGGAAGATGCGATGACGACGACGCTGCATCTCGCCGGCGGGTTGCCGGAGGCGGTCGACGTGTGGGCCGGCGAGGGCGACCATGGCGGCGCCGACCCGGTGATGCTGGGCTATCTGTTCGCGCCCGAGAGCATGGAGCCCGATCGTTACAACCGCGCATCGACGCACAAGGAAGGCGCGTGGTCGATCCTTACCGGGATTGCGGCGAATGCGTCGATCGCTTCGGGGCAGACGGTGGATGTGGATCGGATGCTCAAGGAGGCGGGGATCAGTCTGGCGCGGTAG
- a CDS encoding SDR family NAD(P)-dependent oxidoreductase: MNQIDLNGQVAVITGGAQGIGFAIAKRLVASGAKVSLWDMNADLLASAKAELGAAASSVAVNITNYDAVAAAVAEVEKGLGKLDILVHSAGIAGKNAPLDEYELDEWRRVIDIDLNGAFYVNRAVLPGMKARNYGRIVNIASIAGKEGNPNASAYAAAKAGVIGMTKAVGKEVAKYDIAINVITPATAKTRILEELKPEFIDYMLSRIPRGRFLEVEEAANMVAWLVSKENSFTTASVFDLSGGRATY, from the coding sequence ATGAACCAGATAGACCTCAACGGCCAGGTGGCCGTCATCACCGGCGGTGCGCAGGGCATCGGCTTCGCCATCGCCAAGCGGCTGGTCGCCTCCGGCGCCAAAGTGAGCCTCTGGGACATGAATGCCGACCTGTTGGCCAGTGCCAAGGCCGAACTCGGCGCTGCCGCTTCGAGCGTTGCGGTCAACATCACCAATTATGACGCCGTTGCCGCCGCCGTGGCGGAAGTGGAAAAAGGCCTCGGCAAGCTCGATATCCTGGTGCACTCGGCCGGCATTGCCGGCAAGAACGCCCCGCTCGACGAGTATGAGCTCGACGAGTGGCGCCGGGTCATCGACATCGACCTCAACGGCGCGTTCTACGTCAACCGCGCCGTGTTGCCGGGCATGAAGGCCCGCAACTACGGCCGCATCGTCAATATCGCCTCGATCGCCGGCAAGGAAGGCAACCCCAACGCCTCGGCCTATGCCGCAGCCAAGGCCGGCGTCATCGGCATGACCAAGGCGGTGGGCAAGGAAGTGGCGAAATACGACATCGCCATCAACGTCATCACCCCGGCGACCGCCAAGACCCGCATCCTCGAGGAACTGAAGCCCGAGTTCATCGACTACATGCTGAGCCGCATCCCGCGCGGCCGTTTCCTCGAAGTCGAGGAAGCCGCCAACATGGTGGCCTGGCTGGTGTCGAAGGAAAACAGCTTCACCACGGCGTCGGTGTTCGATCTGAGCGGTGGCCGGGCGACGTACTGA
- the rhmD gene encoding L-rhamnonate dehydratase, protein MTTSDFTIKAVRVSLVESEGDGGDYFQQGRGHWLIDTLIANPMSGYEKYKASRQSWGIGVMGSIVVEIESEAGVTGVATGFGGPPAAWLVANHFTRFLVGEDARNISKIWDQMFRASMPYGRKGMPIATISVVDLALWDLVGKLRGEPVYNLIGGKCHDEISFYCTGPAPDAVKDLGFWGAKVPLPHSHFDGEDGLLKNVEFLAAQRELVGPDFPLMVDCYMALTVPYAIRLAEKTKHLNIYWWEEVLHPDDVEGFRLLKQAHPTLKWTTGEHEYTRYGFRRLIEERTIDVLQPDVMWVGGLTALLQIAAQAAAYDIPVIPHGSGPYSYQFIASQPAQSLCEYVAASPDGRSIRPIFGKLFSGEDLPQNGRLKVSSAPGFGMEIADRGLLKPFA, encoded by the coding sequence ATGACGACCTCAGACTTCACCATCAAGGCCGTGCGCGTTTCGCTCGTCGAGAGCGAGGGGGATGGCGGCGACTACTTCCAGCAGGGTCGCGGCCACTGGCTGATCGACACGCTGATCGCCAACCCGATGTCGGGCTACGAGAAATACAAGGCGTCACGCCAATCCTGGGGTATCGGGGTGATGGGCTCGATCGTCGTCGAGATCGAGAGCGAGGCCGGCGTCACCGGCGTCGCCACGGGCTTCGGCGGGCCGCCGGCGGCGTGGCTGGTGGCCAACCATTTCACCCGTTTCCTCGTCGGCGAGGACGCGCGCAACATCTCGAAGATCTGGGACCAGATGTTCCGCGCCTCGATGCCCTACGGCCGCAAGGGCATGCCGATCGCCACCATCTCGGTGGTCGACCTGGCGCTGTGGGACCTCGTCGGCAAGCTCCGGGGCGAGCCGGTCTACAACCTGATCGGCGGCAAGTGCCATGACGAGATCAGCTTTTACTGCACCGGCCCGGCGCCCGACGCGGTGAAGGATCTCGGTTTCTGGGGCGCCAAGGTGCCGCTGCCTCATAGCCATTTCGATGGCGAAGACGGGTTGCTGAAGAATGTCGAATTCCTCGCGGCGCAACGCGAGCTGGTCGGCCCTGATTTCCCGCTGATGGTCGATTGCTACATGGCGCTGACCGTGCCCTATGCCATCCGGCTCGCCGAAAAGACGAAACACCTCAACATCTACTGGTGGGAAGAGGTGCTGCACCCCGACGATGTCGAGGGCTTCCGGCTGCTGAAGCAGGCGCATCCGACCCTCAAGTGGACCACCGGCGAGCATGAATATACCCGCTATGGGTTCCGCCGGCTGATCGAAGAGCGCACCATCGACGTGCTGCAGCCGGACGTGATGTGGGTGGGCGGGCTGACGGCGCTGCTGCAGATCGCGGCGCAGGCGGCGGCCTACGATATCCCGGTCATCCCGCATGGCTCGGGACCCTACTCGTACCAGTTCATCGCCAGCCAGCCGGCACAGTCGCTGTGCGAATACGTGGCGGCCAGTCCCGACGGGCGCTCGATCCGGCCGATCTTCGGCAAGCTGTTCAGCGGCGAAGACCTGCCGCAGAACGGTCGACTAAAGGTCAGTAGCGCGCCGGGCTTCGGTATGGAAATAGCTGATCGCGGTCTGCTAAAGCCGTTCGCGTGA
- the rhaM gene encoding L-rhamnose mutarotase, which yields MSERIAFRMKVHPGKIAEYKKRHDEIWPELSQALRDAGVSDYSIWHDAETDELFATLVRTADHSMTDLPRTEINKRWWAFMSDIMDYNDDGTPHVVDLKQVFHLP from the coding sequence ATGTCCGAGCGCATCGCCTTCCGCATGAAGGTGCACCCCGGCAAGATCGCCGAGTACAAGAAACGGCATGACGAGATCTGGCCCGAGCTCAGCCAGGCGCTGCGCGATGCCGGCGTGTCCGACTACTCGATCTGGCACGATGCGGAAACCGACGAGCTGTTCGCGACGCTGGTGCGTACCGCCGACCACAGCATGACCGATCTCCCCAGGACCGAGATCAACAAGCGCTGGTGGGCGTTCATGAGCGACATCATGGACTACAATGACGACGGCACCCCGCATGTCGTCGACCTCAAACAGGTCTTCCATCTCCCCTGA
- a CDS encoding FadR/GntR family transcriptional regulator codes for MIAVESYAPIERSSSVAEQVAKRLLEMVRTKALKPGDQLPPERELATYMQVSRPSLREALRGLQILGVLKMRQGGGIYVTGLEASDLLGPLQFLITLDSQNLGALYESRHMIDGSIARLATERITDAQIASLHKLVEAQVHLTSDSLGFRLADTEFHETIAAATGNTFLVTISHSLYVLGMEYRRIAAETPNVLERSLAEHRVILAALEARDAAAAEAAMQAHLLSVHRSTLDVMQAKGA; via the coding sequence ATGATCGCGGTTGAGTCCTATGCGCCGATCGAACGCAGCAGCTCGGTTGCCGAGCAGGTGGCCAAGCGCCTGCTCGAGATGGTGCGGACCAAGGCGCTGAAGCCGGGCGACCAACTGCCGCCCGAACGAGAACTCGCCACCTACATGCAGGTCAGCCGGCCGAGCCTGCGCGAGGCATTGCGGGGGCTGCAGATCCTCGGTGTCCTCAAGATGCGGCAGGGTGGCGGCATCTACGTCACCGGGCTCGAGGCCTCGGACCTGCTCGGCCCGCTGCAGTTCCTCATCACGCTCGACAGCCAGAACCTGGGCGCGCTCTACGAAAGCCGGCATATGATCGATGGCTCGATCGCCCGGCTCGCCACCGAGCGGATCACCGACGCGCAGATTGCGAGCCTCCACAAGCTGGTCGAGGCGCAGGTGCACCTGACCAGCGACTCGCTAGGCTTCCGGCTCGCCGATACCGAGTTCCACGAAACCATCGCGGCCGCCACCGGCAACACTTTCCTCGTCACCATCTCGCACTCGCTCTACGTGCTCGGCATGGAATATCGGCGGATCGCGGCCGAAACCCCCAATGTGCTGGAGCGCTCGCTGGCCGAGCACCGGGTGATCCTTGCAGCGCTCGAGGCGCGCGACGCGGCAGCGGCCGAAGCGGCGATGCAGGCGCATCTGCTCAGCGTCCACCGCTCGACCCTCGACGTGATGCAGGCCAAGGGCGCCTGA
- a CDS encoding ABC transporter permease → MATTAETTAAAPSLKRRFMDLLAKPWSGVAMLLVFYLILIAVFSILSPFFFNTRNMLQIGLNVAYIGLMAAAGTPLIIAGGLDLSVAAIAGLTGVMISLLVGLGVPVWVAVGLALALAAAIGVVNGLFTTRLKLNPLITTLGMMSIVSGIALVLTGGLTRPLMIPGFNWIGNERLFSIPIPLIIMLVTFFGLWLVMTKTKFGRFIYAAGGNAEASRLIGIPVERTVIVLYVISALAGAIAGTILGAMLGAAGPNAAGSQLLTVIAAIILGGTSLNGGRGSVWGTLLAVLILGTLNNGLTLLNVSSFWQDVTRGVVLMLAVSLDQLRNRALGE, encoded by the coding sequence ATGGCCACCACTGCCGAGACCACTGCTGCCGCCCCGTCGCTCAAGCGCCGGTTCATGGACCTGCTCGCCAAGCCCTGGTCGGGCGTCGCCATGCTGCTGGTGTTCTACCTGATCCTGATCGCGGTGTTCTCGATCCTGTCGCCGTTCTTCTTCAACACCCGCAACATGCTGCAGATCGGGCTCAACGTCGCCTATATCGGGCTGATGGCGGCGGCAGGAACGCCGCTGATCATTGCCGGCGGGCTGGACCTGTCGGTGGCAGCGATCGCCGGGCTCACCGGGGTGATGATCTCGCTGCTCGTCGGGCTGGGCGTGCCGGTCTGGGTGGCGGTCGGGCTGGCCCTGGCGCTCGCCGCGGCGATCGGCGTGGTCAACGGGTTGTTCACCACCCGGCTCAAGCTCAATCCGCTGATCACCACGCTGGGGATGATGAGCATCGTTTCCGGCATTGCGCTGGTCCTCACCGGCGGCCTGACCCGGCCGCTGATGATTCCGGGCTTCAACTGGATCGGCAACGAGCGGCTGTTCTCGATCCCGATTCCGCTGATCATCATGCTGGTCACTTTCTTCGGCCTGTGGCTGGTGATGACCAAGACCAAGTTCGGCCGCTTCATCTACGCGGCCGGCGGCAATGCCGAAGCGTCGCGGCTGATCGGCATTCCGGTCGAGCGCACGGTGATCGTGCTCTACGTGATCTCGGCGCTGGCCGGCGCCATCGCCGGCACCATCCTCGGCGCCATGCTCGGGGCGGCCGGACCCAATGCCGCGGGCTCGCAGCTGCTCACCGTCATCGCCGCCATCATCCTTGGCGGCACCAGCCTCAATGGTGGACGCGGCTCGGTGTGGGGCACGCTCTTGGCGGTGCTGATCCTGGGGACACTCAACAATGGCTTGACCCTGCTCAACGTATCGAGCTTCTGGCAGGATGTGACGCGCGGCGTCGTCCTGATGCTCGCGGTGAGTCTGGATCAGTTGCGCAATCGCGCCCTGGGTGAGTGA